One part of the Sphingobacterium sp. LZ7M1 genome encodes these proteins:
- a CDS encoding lmo0937 family membrane protein → MGNILYLIAVILVIIWAISFFGGYATGGIIHILLVIAIIVILLRIIRGNA, encoded by the coding sequence ATGGGAAATATTTTGTATTTAATCGCGGTTATTCTCGTCATCATTTGGGCAATTAGCTTCTTTGGAGGTTATGCTACTGGCGGTATTATTCACATTTTATTGGTTATTGCCATTATTGTGATCTTATTGAGAATAATCAGAGGCAACGCTTAA
- a CDS encoding DUF4199 domain-containing protein, whose translation MDSINATNNVRKQAVINGVILGVISFVLSIISLYFSKSATSIVTSSVINIFVSYAVFLAIAVFFILKLRKANGGYWDFSTALKNIFIMLAITAAIGLIGINIFNMVYPSLQVEAIENTQNLTIEMMEANNMPDEQIDATLEMLDQQKEALGSLSIGQILKGLAVSLLLYFVLALIFAAIFKKEKPMFKPASSSDEAHPWQNTDNNDNNA comes from the coding sequence ATGGATTCAATCAACGCTACAAATAATGTAAGGAAACAAGCCGTGATCAATGGCGTCATCTTGGGAGTGATATCCTTTGTTCTTTCCATTATTTCCCTTTATTTTTCGAAATCAGCTACATCGATCGTTACTTCATCGGTCATCAATATCTTCGTTAGTTATGCGGTTTTCCTTGCGATTGCAGTATTCTTTATCCTGAAATTGAGAAAAGCTAACGGTGGGTATTGGGATTTTTCTACGGCCCTGAAGAATATCTTTATTATGTTGGCCATTACGGCTGCCATAGGTCTTATCGGTATCAATATATTCAATATGGTTTATCCAAGCTTACAGGTAGAAGCTATTGAAAACACGCAGAACCTGACCATTGAGATGATGGAAGCCAATAATATGCCTGATGAGCAGATTGATGCTACCTTGGAGATGTTGGATCAGCAGAAGGAAGCCTTAGGTTCCTTGTCGATCGGGCAGATCCTGAAGGGATTGGCGGTTTCCTTATTGCTTTACTTTGTATTGGCCTTGATTTTTGCGGCAATCTTCAAAAAAGAGAAACCCATGTTCAAACCTGCAAGCAGTTCGGATGAAGCACATCCTTGGCAAAACACAGATAACAACGATAATAACGCTTAA
- a CDS encoding 2-C-methyl-D-erythritol 4-phosphate cytidylyltransferase has translation MSTHFVIIVAAGTGSRLGGNLPKQFLLLDGKPILMHTLEKFASSQTKPEIILVLSEQMFGLWDELCREFDFNIPHQVTQGGNTRFQSVKNGIEFIKGSAQLGLESKIGVHDGARPLLSGKLIDELYTTCNLDRPAVIPAVQSTNSVRMGMQEQSHAVDRQMVWLVQTPQLFMGKLLIEAYEQPEESFFTDDASVVEKLSNNLYLLPGDQQNLKITFEEDIAIAQLLFNKI, from the coding sequence ATGTCTACCCATTTTGTCATCATCGTTGCTGCCGGAACAGGCTCTAGGCTTGGAGGAAATCTCCCAAAGCAATTTCTTCTGTTGGATGGAAAACCCATCCTCATGCATACCCTGGAGAAATTCGCCTCTTCACAGACCAAGCCCGAAATTATCCTCGTTCTTTCCGAACAGATGTTTGGTCTTTGGGATGAACTCTGCAGAGAATTTGATTTCAACATCCCGCATCAGGTGACTCAAGGTGGAAACACGAGATTCCAGAGCGTAAAAAATGGTATTGAATTTATTAAGGGAAGTGCCCAACTGGGGTTAGAATCTAAAATTGGGGTTCACGATGGCGCTAGACCATTGTTGAGCGGCAAATTGATCGATGAGTTATATACGACCTGTAACTTGGATAGACCTGCGGTAATCCCTGCTGTACAGAGTACAAATTCTGTAAGGATGGGGATGCAGGAACAAAGCCATGCAGTGGATAGGCAGATGGTCTGGTTGGTACAGACGCCACAACTGTTTATGGGCAAACTACTGATCGAAGCCTATGAACAGCCTGAGGAAAGCTTTTTTACAGATGACGCATCTGTTGTAGAAAAGTTGAGCAATAACTTATACCTGCTCCCCGGTGATCAACAGAACCTGAAGATTACCTTTGAAGAAGACATAGCCATTGCTCAACTGTTATTTAATAAAATTTAA
- a CDS encoding DUF2851 family protein gives MRISEHILYFIWRYRLFAPFDLCCTNGDEIEVVQMGNYNTDAGPDFLLAHLRINGQDWHGHVEIHVDPNDWNQHGHQKNKAYNAVVLHVVWEAGLDCFLEDGTLIPCLELKPIVEESLLQKIEKLLQNNHWLPCSYGMDQVPDYQKIQVLNRMGIERLEHRYKIVVMMLNSYRGDWERVCLGMLAGAFGMKVNKQSFQDLSQILSLKLIQKMKNSPENIQALFFGQAGFLKSYKGGDPYILKLQANYGYLKKTQKLIELSAFQWKFMRMRPYNFPTIKLAQLAAMYCRFASWFSLIVEANSLDELKGYCQQLEIPEFWNTHFHLEKESVRHNTRISEQFFHLLAINSFVPILFSYGKYIGNQQYMDRALQWLEQLKPEVNSVCRRYMGFGLDLFNALETQAVLHLRSAYCNSKRCLECGIGVSIIRKD, from the coding sequence ATGCGTATATCCGAGCATATCCTATACTTTATTTGGCGTTATCGACTTTTTGCTCCATTTGATCTTTGTTGTACGAATGGAGATGAGATTGAGGTTGTTCAAATGGGCAACTATAATACCGATGCTGGACCAGACTTTCTTCTTGCCCATCTTCGTATAAATGGCCAGGACTGGCATGGACATGTTGAAATCCATGTAGACCCCAATGATTGGAACCAACATGGACATCAAAAGAACAAGGCTTATAATGCAGTGGTGCTGCATGTGGTCTGGGAAGCCGGCTTGGACTGTTTCCTAGAGGATGGAACCCTCATTCCCTGTTTGGAATTGAAGCCTATCGTTGAGGAATCCCTATTACAGAAAATTGAGAAACTCTTGCAGAATAATCACTGGTTGCCCTGTAGCTATGGAATGGATCAGGTGCCAGACTATCAGAAGATCCAGGTCTTGAACCGAATGGGGATTGAGCGATTGGAGCATCGCTATAAGATCGTGGTCATGATGCTCAACAGCTATAGAGGGGATTGGGAAAGGGTATGTTTGGGAATGTTGGCAGGTGCGTTTGGAATGAAGGTCAACAAGCAATCCTTTCAGGACCTGAGCCAGATCCTGTCCTTGAAATTGATCCAAAAGATGAAGAATAGCCCCGAGAATATACAGGCCTTGTTTTTTGGGCAGGCGGGGTTCTTGAAGTCCTATAAGGGGGGTGATCCCTATATCTTAAAGCTTCAGGCCAATTATGGCTATCTGAAGAAAACCCAGAAGTTAATTGAACTTTCCGCCTTTCAATGGAAGTTTATGCGCATGCGACCCTATAATTTTCCGACGATTAAATTGGCCCAGCTTGCAGCGATGTACTGTCGCTTTGCCTCTTGGTTTTCCCTGATCGTGGAAGCGAACAGTTTGGATGAATTAAAAGGATATTGTCAGCAATTGGAGATTCCAGAGTTTTGGAATACGCACTTTCATCTGGAGAAAGAATCGGTCAGGCACAATACCCGGATTTCCGAGCAGTTTTTCCATCTCTTGGCGATCAATAGCTTTGTGCCCATTTTATTTTCCTATGGGAAGTACATAGGGAACCAGCAGTATATGGATCGCGCCTTGCAATGGTTGGAGCAGCTGAAGCCGGAGGTCAATTCCGTTTGCCGACGTTATATGGGATTTGGCTTGGACCTGTTCAATGCACTGGAGACCCAGGCCGTGTTACATTTAAGGTCGGCCTATTGCAATTCCAAGCGATGTCTGGAATGTGGTATTGGGGTATCGATTATCCGAAAGGATTAA
- a CDS encoding glycosyltransferase family 2 protein, protein MDISVVIPLYNEEESLPELTAWIKRVMDANNFTYEIVMVDDGSKDSSWKVIKNLKKANENVIGIRFRRNYGKSAALNVGFAAAEGDVVITMDADLQDSPDEIPELYDRIMNQDADLVSGWKKKRYDPLTKTIPTKLFNSATRSMSGIDNLHDFNCGLKAYKKDVVKSIEVYGEMHRYIPVLAKWAGFSNIQEQVVQHYPRKYGTTKFGPGRFVKGFLDLMSIFFVGKFAKRPMHFFGPLGVISFLLGFFITIWLICEKLMSIANGTVYRNVTDQPLFFLALVAIIIGSQLFLTGFVAELVSRNGSDRNKYHVDEVI, encoded by the coding sequence ATGGACATTTCAGTAGTAATACCTTTATACAACGAGGAAGAATCACTTCCTGAATTGACGGCTTGGATTAAGCGCGTTATGGATGCCAATAATTTCACTTACGAAATCGTTATGGTTGACGATGGCAGTAAGGATAGTTCTTGGAAGGTGATCAAGAACCTGAAAAAGGCGAATGAGAATGTTATCGGTATACGTTTCAGGAGGAACTATGGGAAATCGGCGGCGCTTAACGTTGGTTTTGCAGCGGCGGAAGGCGATGTGGTCATTACGATGGATGCTGACCTTCAAGATAGTCCTGATGAGATTCCAGAGCTTTATGACCGGATCATGAACCAAGATGCTGACCTGGTTTCAGGTTGGAAGAAAAAGCGGTATGATCCATTGACAAAGACCATTCCTACCAAGTTGTTCAACTCTGCTACGCGCAGTATGTCGGGTATAGACAACCTGCATGACTTCAACTGTGGGCTGAAAGCCTATAAGAAGGATGTGGTAAAGAGCATAGAGGTTTACGGTGAGATGCACCGCTATATTCCTGTACTGGCCAAATGGGCTGGTTTTAGCAATATACAGGAGCAGGTCGTTCAGCACTATCCCCGAAAATATGGTACGACCAAATTTGGTCCGGGACGCTTTGTAAAGGGATTTCTGGATTTGATGTCCATATTCTTTGTAGGAAAGTTCGCCAAGAGGCCCATGCACTTCTTTGGACCTTTAGGCGTTATCAGTTTCTTACTGGGATTTTTCATTACCATCTGGTTGATCTGCGAAAAGCTGATGAGCATCGCCAATGGTACCGTTTATAGAAATGTGACCGACCAGCCATTGTTCTTTTTGGCATTGGTGGCCATCATCATTGGATCACAGTTATTCCTGACTGGATTTGTTGCCGAGCTGGTATCGCGCAATGGTTCCGATAGGAATAAATATCATGTAGACGAAGTCATCTAA
- the queA gene encoding tRNA preQ1(34) S-adenosylmethionine ribosyltransferase-isomerase QueA, whose amino-acid sequence MKLSQFNFNLPESLLASEPSEQRDESRLMVLHRDSGKIEHKIFKDVLDYFDDKDVMILNNTKVFPARMYGNKEKTGATIEVFLLRELNKELRLWDVLVDPARKIRVGNKLYFGDDDLLVAEVVDNTTSRGRTIRFLFDGTDEEFRKNIEILGETPLPKYIKRKATPEDKFRYQTIYAKNEGAVAAPTAGLHFSRELMKRLELKGVDFAEVTLHVGLGTFRTVEVEDLTKHKMDSEQYIISEEAARIVNKGIDNKRKICAVGTTSMRAIESSVSADKHLKAANDWTSKFIYPPYDFSIANSMITNFHTPQSTLLVMIAAFAGYENVMNAYEVAVKEKYRFYSYGDAMLII is encoded by the coding sequence ATGAAATTATCTCAATTCAACTTTAATCTTCCAGAGTCATTGCTAGCATCTGAGCCTTCAGAACAAAGAGATGAATCTCGTTTAATGGTTTTACACCGCGATAGTGGAAAAATCGAACACAAGATCTTCAAAGATGTTCTGGATTATTTTGATGATAAAGATGTCATGATCTTGAACAACACAAAGGTTTTCCCTGCTCGTATGTATGGTAATAAAGAAAAGACTGGAGCGACTATCGAAGTATTCTTGTTGAGGGAACTGAACAAAGAATTACGCCTTTGGGACGTTTTGGTTGATCCTGCTCGTAAAATCCGTGTTGGTAACAAATTGTATTTCGGAGATGACGATCTTTTGGTTGCCGAAGTAGTAGACAATACCACTTCCCGTGGCCGTACCATCCGTTTCCTTTTTGATGGTACTGACGAAGAGTTCCGTAAGAACATCGAGATCTTAGGCGAAACTCCTCTTCCTAAATACATCAAAAGAAAAGCAACTCCTGAAGATAAATTCCGCTACCAAACTATCTACGCTAAAAACGAAGGTGCCGTTGCAGCGCCAACCGCTGGATTGCACTTCTCCCGCGAATTGATGAAACGCTTAGAACTTAAGGGCGTAGATTTCGCTGAAGTAACCCTTCACGTAGGTCTTGGCACTTTCCGTACGGTTGAAGTTGAAGATTTAACGAAACATAAAATGGATTCCGAGCAGTATATCATTTCTGAGGAAGCTGCTCGCATCGTTAATAAGGGTATCGATAACAAACGCAAGATCTGTGCAGTAGGTACAACATCCATGCGCGCTATCGAATCCTCAGTATCTGCCGACAAACATTTGAAAGCAGCAAATGACTGGACTTCAAAGTTCATCTATCCTCCTTATGATTTCAGCATCGCCAACTCGATGATCACCAATTTCCATACTCCACAATCTACCCTTTTGGTTATGATTGCAGCTTTCGCAGGATATGAAAATGTAATGAATGCATACGAAGTTGCCGTAAAAGAGAAATACCGTTTCTATAGCTATGGAGACGCTATGTTGATTATTTAA
- a CDS encoding MBL fold metallo-hydrolase, with product MRVTFLGTGTSQGVPVIACPCEVCHSEDKRDNRLRSSILLEYNGYSVIVDTGPDFRYQMLRQEVKRLDAVLMTHSHKDHIAGLDDVRAFNYQQQQSIPIYSNKATHDALRKEFYYAFSDYKYPGVPQLELEEIFAGQAFELYGKSILPVEVMHYKMPVLGFRVDNFAYITDAKTISEESFKLLEGVEVLVINALQREPHISHLTLEEAIEVSNRIQPQKTYLTHISHRFGKHVEIETMLPDGIYVSYDQLVIDLL from the coding sequence TTGAGAGTAACATTTTTAGGTACAGGAACCTCGCAGGGAGTTCCGGTTATTGCATGTCCATGTGAAGTCTGCCATTCGGAGGATAAGCGAGATAATCGCCTACGTTCTTCGATATTGCTGGAATACAATGGCTATTCGGTCATTGTGGATACAGGACCTGACTTTAGGTACCAGATGTTACGCCAGGAAGTCAAGCGCCTGGATGCCGTATTAATGACGCATTCCCATAAAGACCATATTGCAGGTTTGGATGATGTCCGTGCCTTTAATTACCAACAGCAGCAATCTATTCCGATCTATTCCAATAAGGCGACCCATGATGCCTTGAGGAAGGAGTTTTACTATGCCTTCAGTGATTATAAATACCCCGGAGTGCCTCAGCTGGAGCTTGAGGAAATCTTTGCCGGACAGGCTTTTGAGCTGTACGGAAAATCAATCCTGCCAGTGGAGGTGATGCACTATAAGATGCCTGTTCTGGGATTTAGGGTCGATAATTTTGCCTATATCACCGATGCCAAGACTATTTCAGAAGAATCCTTTAAATTATTGGAAGGAGTGGAGGTTTTGGTGATCAATGCCTTGCAACGTGAACCTCATATTTCCCATTTGACTTTGGAGGAAGCTATTGAAGTTTCCAATCGGATACAACCCCAAAAAACCTACCTTACCCATATTTCACATCGTTTTGGAAAGCACGTGGAGATAGAAACTATGTTGCCGGATGGAATTTATGTGTCTTACGATCAGTTAGTTATTGATTTATTGTAA
- a CDS encoding glycosyltransferase gives MFFSIIVPLYNRPVEIKEMLSSLLDQTYKEFEVIIVEDGSKNNAEHIVDKFKDRLDIQYFFKENEGQGFARNYGFERAKGDFFIVFDSDIIVPEDYLLKVIEGIEKDKLDAFGGPDAAHSSFTAIQKAISYSMTSPFTTGGIRGNKKHVGQFHPRSFNLGISRAVWEKTGGFKLSRRSEDIEFSIRMINSGFKVGLIPDAFVYHKRRTSFAQFYKQTYNFGKGRIDIYCLYPKELKPVHALPAVFVLGLAFLLMIDVINLLTMDEIYFLHILGLIGNSFLAIYTILLFLHALVSTKSLKVAFLSVIAAYTQLIAYGSGFLSQYAQKFITNKKASKN, from the coding sequence ATGTTTTTTTCCATCATCGTTCCTCTCTATAACAGACCGGTTGAGATCAAGGAAATGCTCAGTTCTTTGTTGGACCAAACCTACAAGGAATTTGAAGTGATCATTGTGGAGGATGGATCCAAAAATAATGCGGAACATATTGTAGATAAGTTCAAAGACAGACTGGATATACAGTATTTCTTTAAGGAAAATGAAGGTCAGGGATTTGCTCGGAACTATGGTTTTGAAAGAGCAAAAGGAGATTTCTTCATTGTTTTTGATTCTGATATCATTGTTCCAGAAGATTATCTGCTCAAGGTAATCGAAGGGATTGAAAAAGATAAACTGGATGCATTTGGTGGTCCAGATGCAGCACATTCTTCTTTTACGGCCATACAGAAAGCGATCAGCTATTCGATGACCAGTCCGTTTACCACAGGCGGTATCCGTGGCAATAAAAAGCATGTCGGACAGTTTCATCCCAGAAGTTTCAATCTAGGGATCAGCCGTGCCGTTTGGGAGAAAACTGGGGGATTTAAGCTTTCCCGTCGCTCAGAGGATATCGAATTCAGTATCCGGATGATCAATTCCGGCTTTAAGGTTGGTTTGATTCCAGATGCTTTTGTTTACCATAAACGAAGGACGAGCTTTGCTCAATTCTATAAGCAGACCTATAATTTTGGAAAGGGAAGGATCGATATTTACTGTCTTTACCCGAAGGAATTGAAGCCTGTTCATGCCCTGCCTGCCGTATTTGTGTTGGGCTTGGCTTTCTTGCTCATGATCGATGTCATCAACCTGTTGACCATGGACGAGATCTATTTTTTACATATCCTGGGCCTGATAGGCAATTCTTTTCTAGCGATCTATACCATATTGCTGTTTCTACATGCCTTGGTCAGTACCAAGAGCCTGAAGGTTGCCTTCTTGTCGGTGATTGCAGCTTATACGCAATTGATAGCGTATGGGTCTGGATTCCTAAGCCAATATGCCCAAAAATTTATTACGAATAAAAAGGCTTCAAAGAATTGA
- a CDS encoding UbiX family flavin prenyltransferase, whose protein sequence is MSKRKIVVAITGASGSIYAKVLLDKLQQLSEQIEAVGIVMSDNAKDVWKFELDNDSYKDYDFPTYQKSDFMAPFASGSAKYDCMFVVPCSMGTMARIAHGISSDLTTRAADVILKERRKLILLTRETPLSSIHIQNMALITQAGGIICPASPSFYSRPQTFEELAATVVDRALDIAGFDLSGLKTFRWSE, encoded by the coding sequence ATGAGCAAAAGAAAAATTGTTGTAGCCATTACCGGAGCATCCGGATCCATCTATGCGAAAGTGCTGTTAGACAAGCTGCAGCAGCTTTCAGAGCAGATCGAAGCTGTAGGGATCGTTATGTCGGACAACGCCAAGGACGTTTGGAAGTTTGAACTGGACAACGATAGTTACAAAGATTATGATTTTCCGACCTATCAGAAGAGTGATTTTATGGCGCCCTTTGCTTCTGGTTCGGCAAAGTACGACTGCATGTTTGTCGTTCCCTGTTCTATGGGGACCATGGCAAGGATTGCACATGGGATTTCCTCGGATCTGACGACCCGAGCGGCCGATGTGATCCTGAAGGAAAGGAGAAAGCTCATTTTGCTTACTCGAGAAACCCCGTTGAGCAGCATACATATCCAGAATATGGCCCTGATTACCCAGGCGGGTGGAATTATCTGTCCAGCTTCCCCATCGTTTTACAGCCGTCCACAAACCTTTGAAGAATTGGCCGCAACCGTTGTAGACCGTGCCCTGGATATCGCAGGATTTGATCTGAGCGGTTTAAAGACCTTTCGTTGGAGTGAATAA
- a CDS encoding ankyrin repeat domain-containing protein, producing the protein MSLTVLEEYIETGNYQDLDLLLSQNPDLVKENTSHDISALLLACYYQKSQIVQVILKYIKSITIHEACAAGLTEQVQFMVDQKPDVINELSSHGFYPLGIASHFGKEDIVRILLRNGANPNSSSQNGYQVFPIHSALSNGQNNIAKMLIEAGAEVNVLQSSRISPLHLAAQQGNIDMIIILLEHGANIAIRNDFGHTASDMAAEKGFPEIAEILKA; encoded by the coding sequence ATGAGTTTGACAGTACTGGAAGAATATATTGAGACCGGAAACTACCAAGATTTAGATTTATTACTGAGCCAAAACCCCGACCTTGTCAAGGAAAACACCAGCCATGACATTTCAGCACTGCTTTTGGCCTGTTATTACCAAAAAAGCCAGATCGTGCAGGTCATCCTCAAATATATCAAGAGCATCACCATACACGAAGCCTGTGCCGCTGGCCTGACCGAACAGGTACAGTTTATGGTTGACCAAAAACCTGATGTCATCAACGAACTCTCCTCCCATGGCTTTTACCCGCTAGGCATAGCTTCCCACTTTGGAAAAGAGGATATCGTTCGCATCTTATTGCGAAACGGTGCTAATCCCAATTCATCCTCCCAAAATGGATATCAGGTCTTCCCTATCCACTCGGCATTAAGTAACGGACAGAACAATATTGCCAAAATGCTGATCGAAGCCGGTGCTGAAGTCAATGTGCTGCAATCCTCCAGGATCAGCCCTCTGCACTTGGCCGCCCAACAGGGTAATATCGATATGATCATCATTCTATTGGAACATGGCGCCAATATCGCCATCCGTAACGATTTCGGGCATACTGCATCCGATATGGCTGCAGAAAAAGGATTCCCTGAAATTGCTGAGATCCTAAAAGCTTAA
- a CDS encoding dihydroorotase family protein has protein sequence MATILINSATLVSAGHPLHLSTVDVLVKNGKIEQIAKKIKSDDNKLQVIDGKDSFLSVGFFDLNVNFGEPGYETKEDLQTGTAASAAGGFTAVAVQPNTNPPIHSRSEVALIVNAAKGNLVDVFPVGTVSKKREGNELAELYDMKVTGAVAYSDGTHSIQQAGLMSRALLYAKGFDGLIMAFPEDDSIAADSKMNEGEVSTYLGMKGIPNLAESVMISRDLFLAEYNEAPIHFSTISTEEAVDLIKKAKSKGIKVTCDVAAHNLVFTDEDVKGFDSNYKVSPPLRTKKDGKALIKGLKDGVIDAVVSQHTPQEIEFKQVEFQIAKNGIIAAQTVLPLLLKAGLSAEQIVEKLAVNPRKILGQEVPVIAEGAEANLVLFSPSKKWIFDSKTNRSKSANSPLFGQELTGQVLAVINNNKLHIN, from the coding sequence ATGGCTACAATATTAATTAATTCTGCGACTTTGGTTTCGGCAGGACATCCGCTGCATTTGTCTACTGTAGACGTACTTGTGAAAAATGGCAAGATCGAACAGATTGCCAAGAAGATCAAGTCGGACGACAATAAGCTTCAGGTGATTGACGGGAAGGATTCATTTCTTTCTGTAGGATTTTTTGACCTCAACGTTAATTTCGGTGAACCGGGTTACGAAACGAAGGAGGACCTTCAGACGGGAACTGCAGCTTCGGCAGCAGGAGGATTTACGGCAGTGGCCGTACAGCCGAATACCAATCCGCCAATCCACAGCCGTTCGGAAGTAGCCTTGATCGTCAATGCTGCCAAAGGAAACCTTGTGGACGTTTTTCCGGTAGGGACGGTCAGCAAGAAACGCGAAGGCAATGAATTGGCTGAACTATATGATATGAAAGTCACAGGTGCCGTAGCCTACAGTGATGGTACGCACAGTATACAGCAGGCGGGTCTGATGTCCCGTGCCTTGCTTTATGCAAAAGGTTTTGATGGATTGATCATGGCATTTCCGGAGGATGACTCCATCGCCGCGGACAGTAAAATGAATGAAGGTGAAGTGAGTACCTACCTTGGCATGAAAGGTATCCCTAACCTAGCGGAATCCGTTATGATCTCTAGGGATCTTTTCCTAGCGGAGTATAATGAGGCGCCAATCCACTTCAGTACCATCTCTACGGAAGAAGCAGTTGACCTGATCAAAAAAGCTAAGAGTAAAGGGATTAAGGTGACCTGCGATGTCGCTGCACATAACTTGGTCTTTACAGATGAGGACGTTAAGGGTTTTGATAGCAATTATAAAGTAAGCCCTCCATTGCGTACCAAGAAAGATGGAAAAGCCCTGATCAAAGGATTGAAAGATGGCGTGATCGATGCGGTGGTATCACAGCATACTCCACAGGAGATCGAATTCAAGCAGGTGGAATTCCAGATTGCGAAAAATGGAATCATTGCGGCACAGACCGTCTTGCCATTGTTACTGAAGGCAGGTTTGTCCGCCGAGCAGATTGTAGAGAAATTAGCGGTTAACCCTAGGAAAATCTTAGGACAGGAAGTTCCTGTGATCGCAGAAGGAGCAGAGGCAAATTTGGTGTTGTTTAGTCCATCGAAAAAATGGATATTTGATAGTAAGACCAATAGATCAAAATCAGCAAACAGCCCGTTGTTCGGTCAAGAATTAACAGGTCAGGTATTAGCTGTAATTAACAATAATAAGTTGCACATCAATTAA